CCAATCACGCAGGCTCGGCGGCAGCAGCAGGAGCTGCTCCGGACAGTAGGAACGATATGTTTTTGCCATGGAACATAAGGTAAATTTCTCGAGCCCGCCGATCAATAGAAATCAGACAATTCTCGGACGGACTCCTAGGAGCGACTCCTACGATGGTGAGCAGTTCGCCGTTGAGCCTCATCGTTTGCCCAACAGCCGCCGGATTGGCTCCAAACATGCGCTGCCAGAGGCGATAGCTGATTATCGTGGCCGAATGATTTCCGTGCAACTGATCCTCCTCAGGTACGAATGCACGGCCCGCAGCCATTTTGAGCCCCAGCACATCAAAGAAGTTCGCCGAGATCGCCTTCCCCGACAGATTTTCCGATAGATCTGAATCCCATAAATCGAATCCAAACACGTCAACGGCTGCTCCTCCGGAAAAGACCTGATTGTCATTCTTGAGGTCGATATAGTCCAGGCAGGATGAAGAAGGAATGATCGCCAGCTGCTTCGGCTGGAGGACAGTCAAGGGACGAAAAACGAGCTGGTCGATGATGCTGACGACAGCGGTATTGGCGCCAATCCCAAACGCCAGCACCAGCACTGCTAGAATTGTGAATCCAGGATTGTGAATCAACTGGCGCAGCGCATAACGCAAATCCTGCCGCGATTCATCAAAGAGGCGGAAGCCGCGAGATTCGCGACACTCTTCCTTTGTCTGATCAACGCCGCCAAAATCACGCAAGGCTGCTCTGCGGGCTTCAAGTGGATTCATACCGGCTTTGATGTTGTCTTTGATTTGACAGGCGAGATGAAAGCGCAGCTCTTCATGCATTTCCCTCTCTAGAAGATTTCTGCGCCAGAGTGCATGAAGCACAGAGATTCCCGGTAGGCGGATCATCGGCATTGTCCCCGTTATGGAGTTTCGAGTACACAATTTACTGCCGCAGACAGCCGTTCCCAGCTCTCCGTTTCATTTGCAAGCCGCCTGCGCCCTTCTTTGGTCAAACGATAATACTTTGCTCGCCGGCTGTTTTCCGAAGCGCCCCATTCATATTCGATCCAGCCTTTCCGCTCGAGGCGATACAAAGCGGGATAGAGTGAGCCCTGGCGAACTCGCAAAACGTCTTTTGTAACCTGCTGAATGCGCAGGGAAATGCCGTAGCCATGGATCGGTTCCAAAGCAACGGTTTTAAGAATGAGCATATCGAGAGTTCCCTGCAAAAGATCCGGGTCGTGCTGTTCGGCCATCGCATTCTCCTTGATAATCTAGGAGAGAATTTTATTGCCGCTCTCCTAGAATGTCAAAGATAAAAGGCGTTCGTTATCAGAAACTCCGGAGAAGGCATCGCAAGGGGAACCGGGAAGGAACGAAACCCGAACTCCTTCATCTTATTTGGACTATCCTTCCTCGGATGCACCACGGTTTCTGTCCGCCTGCATGTAAGGTCCGGCTCCGTTAGCAGACTGCAAATCCACTGCCAGCTACCTCGAGATTGGCCTGTCCCTTGCCGTCCCGGCACATGCGGGACTGTTCCCAGAATTCCCTCAACCGCACCAGGGTCCCGGCCGAAGAGTAAAGAGAAAGTGCATCCATCATTCCCCGTCGAATAAGGCGCAAACGTCGTCAATCGTGGTATGCCATCCGGAATCACTATTCACATGATCCCTGCACGTTCGGAGATTTTCATGGAACAAGCCGAGTTTCATCCCAATGGTTATCTAAGGCAGCGCTATTTGGCCATTTTCCTTTATTGCATCGGATGCTTTCGGGCCCAGTGTTTGGCCCAAACTGTTCCCGATTTCACACTCCATGTTGCGATCGATGCCGCAGCGAATGCCCACATCGTGGCAGCAGATTTTAATGGGGACAAACTGGCTGACCTGGCAATTGCTGACCTCTCGGGTAACGAATACGGCGGATTGACAATAATGTTGGGCAGACGCGATAGGACATTTGAATCTCCGATGAAGGTCAATTCAGCCACCTCATCCTGGACTTTATCCGCAGCTGATTTCAATAATGACGCGAAACTGGATCTCGTGGGAGGCCATCAGATGTTGCTTGGAAACGGCGATGGAACGTTCCAGAATCCACTTGCATTCGACGGCGGCCTGTATAGGCTTGTCGCCGACCTCAATCAAGACGGCAACAGCGATCTGGTCATCTGTGGTGGCAATTCTACACAGGTAAGAGTGCTCCTTGGGAATGGGGATGGTTCGTTTCAACCTGACACAACTGTTGTTTTTCCATATGAGGTTGCCTCTTTAGCAGCTGGTGATTTTAATGGGGATCACAAGTGTGACTTGGCAGCTGTTTCCAACTACAATTACTATTTTGTACT
This genomic window from Terriglobia bacterium contains:
- a CDS encoding PadR family transcriptional regulator; the protein is MAEQHDPDLLQGTLDMLILKTVALEPIHGYGISLRIQQVTKDVLRVRQGSLYPALYRLERKGWIEYEWGASENSRRAKYYRLTKEGRRRLANETESWERLSAAVNCVLETP
- a CDS encoding ABC transporter permease: MHEELRFHLACQIKDNIKAGMNPLEARRAALRDFGGVDQTKEECRESRGFRLFDESRQDLRYALRQLIHNPGFTILAVLVLAFGIGANTAVVSIIDQLVFRPLTVLQPKQLAIIPSSSCLDYIDLKNDNQVFSGGAAVDVFGFDLWDSDLSENLSGKAISANFFDVLGLKMAAGRAFVPEEDQLHGNHSATIISYRLWQRMFGANPAAVGQTMRLNGELLTIVGVAPRSPSENCLISIDRRAREIYLMFHGKNISFLLSGAAPAAAAEPA